The sequence below is a genomic window from Acetomicrobium sp. S15 = DSM 107314.
GCCTCTGGGACCGCGCAAAGTCTTATGCGTCGTCGTGGTGACGAAATCGCAAAAGGGGATGGGGTCCTTGTGAAGGCCGGTCGCTATCAGCCCAGCTATGTGGGCTATGTCGAACATGAGGTAGGCGCCGACCTCGTCAGCTATCTTGCGGAAGCGTTCGGCGTCTATCTCCCTCGGATACGCGCTTGCGCCGCAGACGATCATCTTGGGCTTGTGTTCGGCGGCCAACCTCGCCACCTGGTCGAAGTCGATGGTTTCCGTATCCCTCGTCACGCCGTAGTGGGCCACGTTGTAGAGCTGGCCTGAGAAATTGACGGGGCTTCCGTGGGTCAGGTGCCCTCCGTGGGCGAGGTCCATGGCCAATATCGTATCTCCCGGCTTGAGCACCGAGAAATATACTGCCATGTTCGCCTGGGAGCCGGAGTGGGGTTGGACGTTCGCGTGATCGCAGCCGAAGAGTTCCTTTGCCCTGTCGCGGGCGAGATCTTCGGCCCGATCCACAGCCTCACATCCGCCGTAATACCGCCTGCCGGGGTAGCCTTCGGCATATTTGTTCGTCAGCACCGACCCCATGGCAGCCAGCACAGCAGGCGAGACCACGTTTTCGGAGGCGATCAACTCAATCCCTTCGCGCTCTCGCTTCAACTCGGCGTTTAACACGTCGGCGATAGCCGGGTCTACCTGTCTTAAGAGTTCATATGCTCTCGGGAACACTCTCTCCACCGTCCTTACCCTCGTGATTATGGGGACAAATAAAGCGCTAAAAAACCCACTGCACCGCTACAACCTCTGAACGAAGAGTAGCGAAGCGGCGTACGATGGTTGCTTTTAAGATATAATACCTCAACTGCGCCACCTGCGTCCAATGAGTTGTCGTTTCGCGGTGCCTTTATAGCGCCGATTTGTACGGGCGAGGCAAAGAGAAACGAAAAACGGGGGCAGCGCCTTGCCCCCGCAGTTTCGGGCTCAACTCCCATCGACGGGCTTCGAAAAGAACCGCAACCGTCCCGTTGGCGCGTGGCGCGTTATTCGAGAAGGGCGCTCAAGATTTGACCGCGAGGCTGTGGATGAAGTCCGTGAGGCTGCGCCCCGGCGGCACCATCGGCATGACGAGCTCTTCCCTCGGCACGAGGATGTCCACCAAGGCCGGCCCCTCGCAGGAGAGCGCTGCATCGATGGCGCCTTCTACTTCCGATGCGATCTCCGCCCTCCATCCTTTGACCCCATAACCCTGGGCGAGCTTCGCGAAATCGCAAGGGGAGTCGGTGAGCGTTTCCGCATATCGGCGATCCCAGAAGAGCTCTTGCCACTGCCTTACCATTCCTAAAGAGCTGTTGTTGAAGACGAACACCTTGACCGGCAGGTTGTATCTGGCGCACGTCTCGAGCTCTTGGGCGTTCATCAATATGCTACCATCGCCGGCTATGCATATGACGCGCTCGCCCGGACGCGCCATACTTGCGCCCACCGCAGCAGGCAGTCCGAACCCCATAGTCCCCAGGCCGCCAGAGGTTATGAAAGTGCGTGGGGCCTCTACCTGCCAATAGAGGGCTGCCCACATTTGGTGCTGTCCCACCTCCGTGGTAACTACTGTTTTGGCGCTCACGCGGCTGCGCAGCGCCTTGAGGGTGAAGGCCGGCAGCAGATCTTCGTCTAACGGGTAAGCCTCTCTCCAGGACTCGATCTCCTCAAACCAATGCCTGCGGCTCGGGTGCGGCCTTAAATCCTCGGTCAAAAGCCTTAGGACTTTTTGCGCGTCTCCCACGAGCGGGAAGTGGGCGCGGACGTTTTTGTCTATCTCGGCGGGATCTAGATCTAAGTGTATGACCTTAGCGAGCGGGGCGAACGTTGCGGCGAAGCCGGTGGTGCGGTCCGAAAACTTGGTCCCTACGGCCACGAGCAGGTCGGCTCGCGATGCGGCCAAGTTTGCCTCCGGCCTGCCGTGCATCCCCATCATACCCAAAAAGAGGCGGTGGCTCTCGGGGAATACCCCCTTGCCCATGAGCGTGCACGATACGGGAATCTCTCCGGCCTCGGCGAAGGCGATCAGCTCATCGGTTGCACCGGAGGCGATGACGCCGCCCCCGGCCAGTATGAGCGGGCGCTCCGCGCGCGATAGGGCATCTCTTGCGCCTTGAAGGGTGCTCAGTTCTTCGGCGTATGGGCGATAGCCTGGCAAATCTATTTTTGGAGGGTAGAGGAAGTCGGCCTCTTCTTGCTGGACGTCGGAGGGGAGCGTTATGAGCACCGGCCCTGGCCTTCCTGTCGTGGCTATGTAAAATGACGCCCTCAATACGGACGGAAGCTCGCTGGCGGAGCGCACCAAGAAGTTATGTTTCGTTACGGGCATGGAAGAGCCGTATATGTCGGCTTCCTGGAAAGCGTCGCTTCCTATTAGGTGCCTTGCCACTTGGCCCGCTATCACGACGAGCGGGATCGAATCCATATATGCCGTGGCCAAGCCCGTGAGGGCGTTCATAGCTCCTGGTCCAGAGGTGACGATGCATACGCCGGGCTTGCCGGTAACCCTGGCGTAACCGTCGGCGGCGTGGCAGGCCGCCTGCTCGTGACGGGCCAAGATGTGAGTGATGGAAGAATCATAGAGGGCGTCGTATAGAGGAATCACGGCGCCTCCCGGGATGCCGAATGCCACCTCCGCTCCCTCGAGCTCCAAAGCCCTAACCACCATCTGCGCACCCTTCATCTTCAAGCTCCTCAAGCCTCCTTCTCTTTTAGCCTCTCTCTTACGTAAGGCACGAGTCCGCCCACCTCTATCAGGTGCCGCAGAAACGGCGGATAAGAGGTGGCGCGGTATGTCTCGCCCTTGCTCAAGTTTTTGATGATGCCGGCGGAGGGGTCCACTTCGACCTCGTCGCCGGCGGATATCCCGTTAACCGCCTCGCTCGACTCGAATATGGGCAGCCCCACGTTTATGGCATTGCGGAAAAATATGCGGGCGAACGACGCCGCTATGACGCAGGAGACACCCGCGCCCTTCAGTGCCAAGGGGGCATGCTCGCGGCTGGAGCCGCAACCGAAGTTTTCGCCCCCCACGACCACATCG
It includes:
- a CDS encoding serine hydroxymethyltransferase is translated as MFPRAYELLRQVDPAIADVLNAELKREREGIELIASENVVSPAVLAAMGSVLTNKYAEGYPGRRYYGGCEAVDRAEDLARDRAKELFGCDHANVQPHSGSQANMAVYFSVLKPGDTILAMDLAHGGHLTHGSPVNFSGQLYNVAHYGVTRDTETIDFDQVARLAAEHKPKMIVCGASAYPREIDAERFRKIADEVGAYLMFDIAHIAGLIATGLHKDPIPFCDFVTTTTHKTLRGPRGGMIMCRQEHAKAVDKTVFPGMQGGPLMHIIAAKAVAFQEALKPEFKDYQKKIVKNAKALAEALLQKSFRLVSGGTDNHLIVVDLTERGITGKDFEAALDKAGITVNKETIPFDTQSPFVTSGIRVGTPAVTTRGFGEREMKVIADWMDRVANAIDDEKALLKVKGEVKELCRAFPIYEGLGI
- the ilvB gene encoding biosynthetic-type acetolactate synthase large subunit; translation: MKGAQMVVRALELEGAEVAFGIPGGAVIPLYDALYDSSITHILARHEQAACHAADGYARVTGKPGVCIVTSGPGAMNALTGLATAYMDSIPLVVIAGQVARHLIGSDAFQEADIYGSSMPVTKHNFLVRSASELPSVLRASFYIATTGRPGPVLITLPSDVQQEEADFLYPPKIDLPGYRPYAEELSTLQGARDALSRAERPLILAGGGVIASGATDELIAFAEAGEIPVSCTLMGKGVFPESHRLFLGMMGMHGRPEANLAASRADLLVAVGTKFSDRTTGFAATFAPLAKVIHLDLDPAEIDKNVRAHFPLVGDAQKVLRLLTEDLRPHPSRRHWFEEIESWREAYPLDEDLLPAFTLKALRSRVSAKTVVTTEVGQHQMWAALYWQVEAPRTFITSGGLGTMGFGLPAAVGASMARPGERVICIAGDGSILMNAQELETCARYNLPVKVFVFNNSSLGMVRQWQELFWDRRYAETLTDSPCDFAKLAQGYGVKGWRAEIASEVEGAIDAALSCEGPALVDILVPREELVMPMVPPGRSLTDFIHSLAVKS
- a CDS encoding 3-isopropylmalate dehydratase small subunit, with the translated sequence MSEKLRGKAWVYGNDVDTDVIIPARYLVTSDPEELGRHSMEDLDPEFIKKMRPGDVVVGGENFGCGSSREHAPLALKGAGVSCVIAASFARIFFRNAINVGLPIFESSEAVNGISAGDEVEVDPSAGIIKNLSKGETYRATSYPPFLRHLIEVGGLVPYVRERLKEKEA